The Glycine max cultivar Williams 82 chromosome 12, Glycine_max_v4.0, whole genome shotgun sequence genome window below encodes:
- the LOC100815208 gene encoding GATA transcription factor 11 isoform X1 encodes MSNAFILSFTFFFRHSLHHHTSSIFCFLLFHYAHTFRSCFYNNNINSVQCYASVSSLFCIACMKDCWFFYNNFNGLSDESLDDVMDMEFLDLPLDFEDVETDAVEEQDWDAQFNKFLEDPPPPLGSFPLQSSEFCGQTQHENVKLGKSFRASLPKTVRPTYGKTIPIQNVSLKGKDLLQFQTNSPISVFESSSSSPSVENSNFELPVIPTKRPRNKRQRLSNISLLFSIPFILTSPTFQKCQRMIFSESDLQTQPAGELLCMVSKKLRKKDIPMLANRIEMKRSSSQESVALRKCLHCEVTKTPQWREGPMGPKTLCNACGVRYRSGRLFAEYRPAASPTFVSSLHSDSHKKVLEIRNRATQVTVR; translated from the exons ATGTCAAATgctttcattctttctttcactttttttttccgacACTCTCTGCACCACCACACctcttccattttctgcttcctTTTATTTCATTATGCGCATACATTCCGCTCTTGTTTTTACAACAATAACATTAACAGCGTACAATGTTATGCTTCCGTgtcttcattatttt gtATTGCATGTATGAAGGACTGTTggtttttttacaataattttaatgGTCTGTCGGATGAGAGTCTCGATGATGTGATGGACATGGAGTTTTTGGATTTGCCCCTTGACTTTGAGGATGTGGAAACTGATGCTGTGGAGGAACAAGATTGGGATGCTCAGTTCAACAAATTCCTTGAAGACCCACCCCCACCACTTGGATCATTTCCACTACAATCCTCTGAGTTCTGTGGACAAACTCAACATGAGAATGTGAAACTCGGCAAGAGCTTTCGTGCTTCT CTACCAAAGACTGTCAGACCTACATATGGCAAAACTATTCCTATCCAGAATGTCTCTTTAAAAGGAAAAGATTTGCTCCAATTCCAAACCAACAGCCCAATTTCTGTTTTTGAAAGCAGTAGTAGTTCTCCCTCGGTTGAGAACTCCAACTTTGAGTTACCTGTCATCCCAACAAAGCGTCCCCGAAACAAACGCCAGCGTCTCTCAAACATCAGCCTGCTTTTCTCTATTCCTTTTATCCTTACTTCACCGACTTTTCAAAAATGTCAGAGGATGATTTTCTCCGAATCAGATTTACAAACACAACCTGCTGGGGAATTATTGTGCATGGTCTCAAAGAAGCTGAGGAAAAAGGATATTCCCATGCTAGCTAACAGAATTGAGATGAAGAGATCCTCGTCACAGGAGTCAGTTGCACTCAGGAAATGCTTACATTGTGAGGTGACAAAGACGCCGCAATGGAGAGAGGGACCAATGGGTCCTAAGACCCTATGCAACGCCTGTGGGGTTCGATACCGATCTGGCCGGCTATTTGCTGAATACCGGCCTGCAGCTAGCCCCACTTTTGTATCATCATTGCACTCAGACTCTCACAAGAAGGTTTTAGAAATTAGGAACAGAGCCACCCAAGTGACTGTTAGATAA
- the LOC100815208 gene encoding GATA transcription factor 11 isoform X2 — MKDCWFFYNNFNGLSDESLDDVMDMEFLDLPLDFEDVETDAVEEQDWDAQFNKFLEDPPPPLGSFPLQSSEFCGQTQHENVKLGKSFRASLPKTVRPTYGKTIPIQNVSLKGKDLLQFQTNSPISVFESSSSSPSVENSNFELPVIPTKRPRNKRQRLSNISLLFSIPFILTSPTFQKCQRMIFSESDLQTQPAGELLCMVSKKLRKKDIPMLANRIEMKRSSSQESVALRKCLHCEVTKTPQWREGPMGPKTLCNACGVRYRSGRLFAEYRPAASPTFVSSLHSDSHKKVLEIRNRATQVTVR; from the exons ATGAAGGACTGTTggtttttttacaataattttaatgGTCTGTCGGATGAGAGTCTCGATGATGTGATGGACATGGAGTTTTTGGATTTGCCCCTTGACTTTGAGGATGTGGAAACTGATGCTGTGGAGGAACAAGATTGGGATGCTCAGTTCAACAAATTCCTTGAAGACCCACCCCCACCACTTGGATCATTTCCACTACAATCCTCTGAGTTCTGTGGACAAACTCAACATGAGAATGTGAAACTCGGCAAGAGCTTTCGTGCTTCT CTACCAAAGACTGTCAGACCTACATATGGCAAAACTATTCCTATCCAGAATGTCTCTTTAAAAGGAAAAGATTTGCTCCAATTCCAAACCAACAGCCCAATTTCTGTTTTTGAAAGCAGTAGTAGTTCTCCCTCGGTTGAGAACTCCAACTTTGAGTTACCTGTCATCCCAACAAAGCGTCCCCGAAACAAACGCCAGCGTCTCTCAAACATCAGCCTGCTTTTCTCTATTCCTTTTATCCTTACTTCACCGACTTTTCAAAAATGTCAGAGGATGATTTTCTCCGAATCAGATTTACAAACACAACCTGCTGGGGAATTATTGTGCATGGTCTCAAAGAAGCTGAGGAAAAAGGATATTCCCATGCTAGCTAACAGAATTGAGATGAAGAGATCCTCGTCACAGGAGTCAGTTGCACTCAGGAAATGCTTACATTGTGAGGTGACAAAGACGCCGCAATGGAGAGAGGGACCAATGGGTCCTAAGACCCTATGCAACGCCTGTGGGGTTCGATACCGATCTGGCCGGCTATTTGCTGAATACCGGCCTGCAGCTAGCCCCACTTTTGTATCATCATTGCACTCAGACTCTCACAAGAAGGTTTTAGAAATTAGGAACAGAGCCACCCAAGTGACTGTTAGATAA
- the LOC100790938 gene encoding uncharacterized protein, whose translation MGFGRNSTSRSGDYLEGMLNDYVGGRNKLKAQKSAATTKFVAALTCLQFFFAVYATFLLYYMGPSIDLRTKPEFTWATKIAQQWKQLMITPHVIGHYQEAASSLIKEDLLPTTPSQVCENEKIDFMQKKSNDVQMIKIKRELYDEVLNFQSKTIGTETLQELMAMKSKWDLKGPKRPKITVLLNHFKRKTLCAQLDSLLQQTLPFHHVWVLSFGSPNEVSLKRIVDTYNDSRISFISSSYDFKYYGRFQMALQTEADLVYVVDDDMIPGRKMLQILAHVAGTDKYKNSVLGSIGRILPFRQKDFTFPSYRKFRSKEAGLYLPDPAYDITVDKIVQVDFLSSSWFLSADLVKTLFIETPFTFSTGEDLHLSYQLQKYKNAGSFVLPVDPKDKETWGDSEHRLAYVSETTVIFKDVVQVRDDQWWKALSTGYVTQWAAMYPQKIDALFYAHSVDEVKVLAPLLEKFRSTVGKKAYIVVSGGNYCPCEDAARALKWPALVCKERRFKIFDLAVEALSGVSDSEAPVIHAVYTSLKGLIKIHNPSLVISVAEIDPHVRKALKMASETNSNGTTFVLLPSSSVSQVLWMADLRSTALPNWNRMRISVNIITQNRVNSLARLLKSLSNAYYLGDEIPITFNMDSKVDEATIRLVGSFEWPHGTKTLRRRIVQGGLIRAVSESWYPSSDDDFGLLLEDDIEVSPYYYLWIKYALMAYHYDPQVSLPELSSISLYTPKLVEVVKERPKWNATEFFKHIHPNTPYLHQLPCSWGAVFFPKHWREFYVYMNMRFTEDAKANPVQIPKSRTNGWQASWKKFLIDMMYLRGYVSLYPNFPQQASFSTNHMEPGAHISAKDNVVKHNKRDFEVPLMKEDFRNFLPAMKMPPAPRLPSLNLFNQPVSLKGLKAAGAKLGQDVLRCDNATEVVAVDKDTGLPHTCSKF comes from the exons ATGGGATTTGGTCGAAATTCGACCTCGAGAAGCGGTGATTACTTGGAAGGGATGCTCAATGACTATGTTGGGGGAAGGAACAAACTGAAGGCTCAGAAAAGTGCTGCCACAACTAAGTTTGTGGCAGCACTCACGTGCCTTCAATTTTTCTTTGCAGTCTATGCAACATTCCTATTGTATTACATGGGCCCTTCCATCGATTTAAGAACCAAGCCAGAGTTCACATGGGCTACAAAAATTGCCCAACAATGGAAGCAACTCATGATCACACCCCATGTTATTGGTCACTACCAAGAAGCTGCTTCCTCTCTCATCAAGGAGGATCTTCTTCCCACAACTCCTTCCCAAGTGTGTGAGAATGAGAAAATAGACTTCATGCAAAAGAAGTCCAATGATGTCcaaatgataaagataaagagaGAGCTCTACGATGAGGTGTTGAACTTCCAAAGCAAAACCATTGGCACCGAGACTCTCCAAGAGCTAATGGCAATGAAATCCAAATGGGACTTAAAGGGTCCAAAGAGGCCAAAAATCACAGTGTTGCTAAACCACTTCAAGCGAAAGACACTTTGTGCACAGCTTGATTCTTTGCTCCAACAAACCCTCCCTTTTCATCATGTTTGGGTGCTCTCATTTGGGAGCCCCAATGAGGTCTCATTGAAGAGAATTGTGGACACCTATAACGACTCGAGAATCAGCTTCATAAGCTCAAGCTATGATTTCAAGTACTATGGAAGGTTCCAAATGGCTCTTCAGACTGAGGCTGATCTTGTttatgttgttgatgatgaCATGATTCCTGGAAGGAAGATGCTGCAGATTTTGGCACACGTGGCTGGGACAGACAAGTACAAGAATTCTGTTTTGGGGAGTATTGGAAGGATATTGCCCTTTAGACAGAAGGATTTCACTTTCCCAAGTTACAGAAAATTTCGGTCTAAGGAGGCAGGGTTGTATTTGCCCGATCCTGCTTATGATATCACTGTTGATAAAATTGTGCAGGTGGATTTTCTTTCTAGTTCATGGTTTCTCTCAGCTGATCTTGTCAAGACACTCTTCATTGAGACACCTTTTACCTTCTCAACTGGTGAAGATCTTCACCTCAG CTATCAGCTTCAAAAGTACAAAAATGCTGGCTCATTTGTTCTTCCAGTGGATCCTAAGGACAAGGAAACTTGGGGTGATAGTGAACACAGGCTTGCATATGTGTCTGAAACCACAGTGATTTTCAAGGATGTGGTTCAAGTCAGAGATGATCAATGGTGGAAAGCACTTTCCACAGGTTATGTGACTCAGTGGGCTGCAATGTACCCTCAAAAAATTGATGCACTCTTCTATGCTCACTCAGTTGATGAAGTGAAAGTCCTTGCACCACTTCTTGAAAAGTTCAGGTCCACAGTTGGCAAGAAGGCCTACATTGTTGTCTCTGGAGGCAATTACTGCCCTTGTGAAGATGCTGCAAGAGCTCTCAAATGGCCTGCATTGGTCTGCAAGGAACGCCGGTTTAAGATTTTTGATTTGGCCGTCGAAGCCCTTTCAGGGGTGTCAGATTCTGAGGCACCAGTGATACATGCAGTGTACACCAGCTTGAAGGGTTTGATCAAAATTCACAATCCCAGTTTAGTGATCAGTGTGGCTGAAATTGACCCTCATGTGAGAAAAGCTCTCAAGATGGCCTCAGAAACCAACTCAAATGGCACCACATTTGTTCTTTTACCAAGTTCTTCAGTTTCTCAAGTTCTTTGGATGGCTGATCTGCGTTCAACAGCATTACCAA ATTGGAATCGGATGAGGATCTCTGTGAACATCATCACACAAAATAGAGTCAATTCACTAGCAAGGCTTCTCAAATCTCTCAGCAATGCCTACTATCTTGGAGATGAAATCCCCATTACTTTTAACATGGATAGCAAGGTAGATGAGGCAACTATAAGACTAGTAGGTTCATTTGAGTGGCCTCATGGGACCAAAACCCTGAGAAGGAGAATCGTCCAAGGAGGGCTCATCCGGGCTGTGAGTGAGAGTTGGTATCCATCTTCTGATGATGACTTTGGACTCCTACTAGAAGACGACATTGAAGTTTCCCCTTACTACTACCTATGGATCAAATATGCACTCATGGCTTACCACTATGACCCCCAAGTCTCTCTCCCTGAGCTCTCCTCCATCTCCCTCTACACTCCAAAACTTGTTGAAGTTGTCAAAGAGAGGCCAAAATGGAATGCCACAGAATTCTTCAAACACATCCACCCCAACACACCTTACCTTCATCAACTACCTTGCAGCTGGGGGGCAGTGTTCTTCCCCAAGCATTGGAGAGAGTTCTATGTGTACATGAACATGAGGTTCACTGAGGATGCCAAGGCCAACCCAGTTCAAATTCCAAAGTCTAGAACAAATGGATGGCAAGCTTCATGGAAGAAGTTCCTCATAGACATGATGTACCTTAGAGGGTATGTTAGTCTCTACCCAAATTTCCCACAACAAGCAAGCTTTTCAACCAACCATATGGAACCAGGGGCACACATTAGTGCAAAAGACAATGTGGTTAAGCACAACAAACGAGACTTTGAGGTGCCACTAATGAAAGAAGACTTTAGAAACTTTTTGCCAGCAATGAAAATGCCTCCAGCACCAAGGCTTCCATCTCTGAACCTCTTCAATCAACCAGTTTCTCTAAAGGGTCTCAAAGCTGCTGGAGCTAAGTTGGGACAAGATGTGCTTAGATGTGACAATGCCACTGAGGTTGTTGCTGTTGACAAAGATACTGGTCTACCTCACACTTGCTCCAAATTCTGA
- the LOC100815735 gene encoding cytokinin riboside 5'-monophosphate phosphoribohydrolase LOG1 yields MIEKKTQCEKKEKMEGEETEMKQQSRFKRICVFCGSSPGNKSSYKDAAIELGKELVSRNIDLVYGGGSIGLMGLVSQAVYEGGRHVIGVIPKTLMPREITGETVGEVMAVADMHQRKAEMAKHSDAFIALPGGYGTLEELLEVITWAQLGIHDKPVGLLNVDGYYNSLLCFIDKAVEEGFISPKARHIIVSAPSTKELVKKMEEYFPQHERVASKLSWETEQIDYSSNCGMSR; encoded by the exons ATGATAGAGAAGAAGACACAGtgtgagaaaaaggaaaaaatggaaGGTGAAGAAACTGAGATGAAACAACAATCCAGGTTCAAAAGGATTTGTGTGTTCTGTGGCAGCAGCCCTGGGAACAAGAGTAGCTATAAGGACGCTGCTATTGAGCTTGGGAAAGAGTTG GTGTCAAGAAATATTGATCTGGTTTATGGAGGAGGAAGCATTGGTTTGATGGGGTTGGTTTCCCAGGCTGTTTATGAAGGAGGTCGCCATGTAATTGG AGTTATTCCCAAGACACTGATGCCAAGAGAG ATTACTGGAGAGACAGTGGGGGAAGTGATGGCAGTAGCAGACATGCATCAAAGAAAAGCAGAGATGGCTAAGCACTCTGATGCCTTTATTGCCTTGCCCG GTGGCTATGGGACTCTTGAGGAGCTTCTAGAGGTGATAACTTGGGCTCAGCTTGGCATCCATGATAAACCG GTGGGGTTGCTGAATGTAGATGGATACTACAATTCCTTGTTGTGTTTCATTGACAAAGCTGTGGAAGAAGGCTTCATTAGCCCCAAAGCTCGCCACATAATTGTATCTGCCCCATCAACAAAAGAGCTTGTCAAAAAGATGGAG GAATATTTTCCACAACATGAAAGAGTTGCCTCTAAGCTAAGCTGGGAAACTGAGCAGATAGATTACTCCTCAAATTGTGGCATGTCTAGGTGA